One genomic region from Prunus persica cultivar Lovell chromosome G3, Prunus_persica_NCBIv2, whole genome shotgun sequence encodes:
- the LOC18783288 gene encoding elongation factor Ts, mitochondrial: MAFRGGAQRSLGSFLYNRLLNTSYSSSSTCTASAAANGRGFSTWVSSRRSSFAQTTEIPTSIPLKFANTQCGFALFLRKFSVGTSSFSSSDQMSLIKQLRERTSAPIKDVKAALIDSNWDIEAAQKELRRRGKVLASKKSSRMAAEGLLALAHSESKAAVIELNCETDFVARNDIFQHLALALAKQALLVESSSQLISGVFHVPSEDLEDSKLNLEHPKVSGEITVQNAITEVAAVMGENVKLRRGIVMSTTSHGVVSTYLHTSPQPGLGRIAGILSLSVEDKNSQLDAIQRVGSQLAMHVVAAKPLFLTKELVSSDVLESEREILKSQAESTGKSQMAIDKIVEGRLRKYYEEVVLLEQKFIMDDTLTVKKLLENLSMEVGSPVKIESFFRMEVGEGIQRLEASSASENLAQAI; this comes from the exons ATGGCATTTCGTGGAGGTGCACAGCGCTCTCTTGGCTCATTCCTGTATAACAGGTTGCTTAACACTAGTTATAGTTCTTCAAGTACTTGTACTGCTTCTGCTGCTGCCAATGGACGTGGTTTTTCAACCTGGGTTTCAAGCAGAAGATCTTCATTTGCTCAAACCACAGAGATCCCAACCTCAATTCCTCTCAAATTTGCCAATACCCAATGTGGGTTTGCTCTTTTTCTAAGAAAGTTCAGCGTGggaacttcttctttttcttcttctgaccAAATGAGCCTTATAAAACAATTGAGGGAGAGAACCAGCGCTCCAATCAAAGACGTCAAGGCCGCTCTCATTGATAGCAATTGGGACATTG AGGCTGCACAGAAGGAATTGAGGAGAAGAGGGAAGGTTTTGGCGTCGAAAAAGTCATCTCGAATGGCTGCTGAGGGTTTGCTGGCATTGGCCCATAGCGAGAGCAAGGCTGCTGTCATTGAACTTAACTGCGAGACTGACTTTGTTGCTCGAAATGATATCTTTCAGCACTTG GCCTTAGCTTTGGCAAAGCAAGCTTTGCTAGTTGAAAGCTCTTCTCAACTCATTTCTGGGGTCTTCCACGTTCCCTCTGAGGATTTGGAG GACTCGAAGTTAAATCTTGAACATCCAAAAGTTAGTGGAGAAATAACTGTTCAGAATGCAATTACAGAAGTAGCTGCAGTGATGGGGGAAAATGTTAAACTTAGAAGGGGTATTGTGATGTCTACAACTTCACACGGTGTTGTTTCTACCTACCTCCATACAAGTCCCCAACCAG GTTTAGGTCGTATTGCTGGAATTTTATCTCTTTCAGTAGAGGACAAAAATTCTCAATTGGATGCTATCCAGCGCGTTGGTTCGCAATTGGCAATGCATGTAGTGGCAGCGAAGCCCTTGTTCTTAACAAAGGAACTTGTTTCTTCTGATGTATTAGAGAGTGAACGTGAAATTCTTAAGTCTCAG GCTGAAAGTACGGGTAAGTCTCAGATGGCCATAGATAAAATTGTAGAAGGTCGCTTGCGTAAATACTATGAGGAAGTTGTTCTTTTGGAGCAGAAGTTTATTATGGACGACACCCTAACTGTAAAG AAACTATTAGAGAATCTATCTATGGAAGTGGGATCACCTGTGAAGATTGAGAGCTTTTTCAGGATGGAAGTGGGAGAAGGAATTCAAAG GCTGGAAGCATCCAGTGCATCGGAAAACTTGGCTCAGGCTATTTGA
- the LOC18782708 gene encoding serine/threonine-protein kinase STY8, whose product MKTMGEILSAYCSDDFDMQLIGKFLSFASRGDRVGLNQMLIKGISPDVQDYDNRTALHLAASEGHTPIVELLLCYKANVNLKDRWKRTPLTDARLYGHRDICRILEVNGGNDLTNDQFTVRHEQEDSNDVKFDMSELKTEHSSTIQQGSFSESEKVKWRGTWVVKTVIKRHICNPVKMILSAKDNTRLRELRHPNILQFLGSIVQQEEMVLITEYLPKGNLEDILRQRARLDVHTALRYALDIARGMNYLHEHKPCPIVHNHLDTRNLLQDEGGHLKIGEYWVQMLYEQINPDQNGKRSGNPGNSTNILDGTKKDIRTFGFIYYQMLEGNHFMTDTNSDFIHQEPVDFKPKFHLSRCSYRIQQLIEGCTSNDPSEIPTFESVIGTLEEESASLGRPACPVIC is encoded by the exons atGAAGACGATGGGTGAGATTCTGAGTGCCTACTGCTCGGATGATTTCGATATGCAGCTGATAGGGAAGTTCTTGAGTTTTGCTTCAAGAGGTGACAGAGTTGGACTGAACCAGATGTTGATCAAAGGCATATCTCCTGATGTGCAAGACTATGACAACAGGACTGCTCTGCATCTCGCCGCAAGCGAGGGTCACACTCCCATTGTCGAGCTTCTTTTGTGCTACAAGGCAAATGTTAATCTCAAAGATCGATGGAAACGGACT CCCCTGACAGATGCGAGACTCTATGGACATCGAGACATATGCAGGATTCTTGAAGTAAATGGAGGCAATGACCTTACCAATGATCAATTC ACGGTTAGACATGAGCAAGAAGATTCGAATGATGTGAAGTTTGACATGTCAGAATTAAAAACAGAGCATTCATCAACCATTCAGCAG GGCTCATTCAGTGAATCCGAAAAGGTCAAGTGGCGTGGAACCTGGGTCGTCAAAACTGTTATAAAGAGACACATATGCAATCCTGTAAAAAT GATTCTCTCTGCTAAGGACAACACTCGCCTCCGGGAACTTAGACATCCCAATATTTTGCAATTTCTCGGTTCAATTGTGCAGCAAGAAGAGATGGTTCTGATTACTGAGTATCTACCAAAA GGTAACCTGGAAGATATTTTGAGGCAGAGAGCTCGACTTGACGTGCATACTGCTCTACGCTATGCACTTGACATTGCTAG GGGAATGAACTATCTTCATGAGCACAAGCCCTGCCCTATAGTTCACAACCATTTGGATACCAG AAACTTGTTGCAGGATGAAGGCGGACACTTGAAGATCGGCGAGTATTGGGTTCAAATGCTGTATGAGCAAATTAACCCAGATCAAAATG GGAAAAGAAGTGGCAATCCCGGTAACAGTACCAACATATTAGATGGCACCAAGAAAGATATTCGTACATTTGGATTCATATATTATCAG ATGCTAGAAGGAAATCACTTCATGACCGACACGAACTCTGACTTCATCCATCAGGAACCGGTCGATTTTAAGCCGAAATTCCACTTAAGTCGATGTTCATACAGAATTCAACA GTTGATAGAGGGTTGTACAAGTAATGATCCTTCCGAAATACCCACATTTGAAAGTGTCATAGGAACTCTAGAAGAGGAATCAGCGTCTTTAGGGAGACCTGCATGCCCAGTTATTTGTTGA
- the LOC18782147 gene encoding uncharacterized protein LOC18782147 has protein sequence MGNYVSCTLSTQIAKNSKAATKVIVPTGEIKQFYVPMKAAELMLETPNFFLVNTKSLHIGRRFSALNADEDLEIGEVYVMFPMKRLNSIVTPADMGALFLTASSAAKRLSGRNMRVQPAEDQSGELADDDDEEEEEDNKRMENWRENLEHEAAKPKLNLDDIEDFSAPEFMHRVSMCRSKKPLLETIAEEPVSVCSR, from the coding sequence ATGGGCAACTACGTTTCTTGCACCCTATCAACCCAAATAGCCAAGAACAGCAAAGCAGCCACCAAAGTCATCGTCCCGACCGGCGAAATCAAGCAATTCTATGTACCAATGAAAGCTGCAGAGCTCATGCTTGAGACCCCAAACTTCTTCCTGGTAAACACAAAGTCTCTCCATATTGGAAGAAGATTTTCAGCTCTCAATGCTGATGAAGACTTGGAGATTGGTGAAGTGTACGTCATGTTCCCCATGAAGAGGCTCAACTCTATCGTGACGCCAGCCGACATGGGCGCCTTGTTCCTCACCGCCAGCTCGGCAGCCAAGCGTCTTTCGGGCAGAAACATGAGGGTGCAGCCGGCTGAGGATCAGTCCGGGGAActtgctgatgatgatgatgaggaggaggaggaggataaTAAAAGGATGGAGAATTGGCGGGAAAATCTTGAACATGAGGCCGCGAAGCCGAAGTTGAATTTGGATGATATTGAAGATTTCTCGGCGCCTGAGTTCATGCACAGGGTGTCTATGTGTAGGTCAAAGAAGCCATTGTTGGAGACTATAGCAGAAGAGCCTGTTTCTGTTTGTTCCAGGTGA